A region of Bombus huntii isolate Logan2020A chromosome 15, iyBomHunt1.1, whole genome shotgun sequence DNA encodes the following proteins:
- the LOC126874028 gene encoding transient receptor potential cation channel trpm isoform X4 has translation MHIRIKMAMGSIICGANTPKMKRKKAKVTERSWIEATFQKRECSKFIPSADDEHKCCCGYSYTHHCRAGIDVQSYTPSNTKEEDREQWSPGKNTRPFPTDAYGTIEFQGGPHPTKAQYVRLAYDTRPEPIVQLLCREWNLGLPKLLITVHGGRSNFELQPTLKKVLRKGLLKAAKTTGAWIFTGGTNTGVTRQVGDALLLERSQRQGRVVSIGIAPWGILDKSHELVGRGGEVPYECLSSPWSKYAVLNNRHAYFLLVDNGTGGRYGAEIVLRRRLEKYISNLKLQPYTHSSIPVVALVIEGGTNTIRSVLEYVTDVPPVPVVVCDGSGRAADLIAFMHKYASEGDGENGENEGPLESMRGHLLDTIKRTFKVSSEQASQLYSELLQCTRKKHLITVFRISQERPQELDQTILTALFKSKQLSPAEQLSLSLIWNRVDIARCEIFVYGQNWPSGALEQAMMQALQHDRIDFVKLLLENGVSMRKFLSIPRLEELYNTKEGPSNTLGYILRDVRPNIPRGYMYTLHDIGLVINKLMGGAYRSQYTRRRFRMIYTKVMKRSGAHPQHMHRNSCVLGSTSRYYSGSGSKQDSLTMSLLAETLPANRDTPLFDYPFNELLIWAVLTKRQQMALLMWQHGEEALAKALVALKLYKAMAHEAAEDDLETEVYDELRSYGKEFENIALELLDYCYRQDDDQTKQLLTSELQNWSGQTCLSLAVTANHRPLLAHPCSQIILADLWMGGLRTRKNTNLKVVLGLVCPFYIMCLEFKSREELQLMPQTQEEHLISLEDEKEDSDSEHGIPTGPDVEKRQRRSLSVRNKSSSQQGAKLSSRKTSIYSVSESVPALISNEHTTVIKETIVQENGKVLTDNDDGIHRTYGINSDYYDIKNSRPLRLRKKLYEFYTAPITKFWANAIAYIIFLVLFSYSILIHMDDRPSLAEIYAIAYICTLGCEKVREIATSEPATLSHKFSVWAWNMWNPCDAAAIIFFQIGLALRLRHSTLDIGRVIYCVDSIYWYLRILNILGVNKYFGPLVTMMGKMVKNMTYFVVLLIVVLMSFGVTRQAILNPNAEPKLRIIRDIFMEPYFMLYGEVYADNIDPDCGDEPGMIPCLPGRWITPTVMSIYLLIANILLINLLIAVFNNIFNEVNAVAHQVWMFQRFTVVMEYEQKPVLPPPLIVVCHIYLVVKYLLRYVTQGKANTGETYDNGLKLFLEADDMERLYDFEEDCVEGYFREQELKLQMSTEERVKITTERVENMHSKIEDIDKKENTQNASLQAVEFRMRKLEELNEQILAHLGVIHRFMAIHMPNMEGLSSFDIDGRQRRVSERSEVLSETDSHTQLPAIAIKRKRLVRSMTDGTFLNLGPSIDDDVLKHSETAISRENLSRNESSISGDGHTVQDDIKTITSQETEASKVDGEGEILKKDSHSDSRELSREPSREPSGEPSSKEPSTEPSRQTSRELSRETSREATSKEPSREASSEAPASEPIPRQDSTERPIRQNSRTRSESDDVTIFPPSNISRGVTWAEPRVAVIPSSSTSSTQRSILLAMHAEYTSITDELESYCGLLSPPRTPPISPPPSRARNLSEMSNPEMAWQIENEHLRDAEECDYQQMEDLIQRRYIADDEEPLHTDEATFFISNEHRHQLRRASAIDEESRRPPPTICVTREIEQTLSRPPIRDSESSDPNDKNLSTVPAPASETMC, from the exons ATGCATATACGTATCAAGATGGCAATGGGAAGTATTATTTGTGGAGCCAACACTCCTAAAATGAAGAGAAAAAAGGCAAAG gtAACTGAACGCAGTTGGATAGAGGCAACTTTTCAAAAAAGAGAATGCTCAAAATTTATTCCAAGTGCTGACGATGAACACAA ATGTTGTTGTGGATATTCTTATACTCATCACTGCAGAGCTGGTATAGATGTTCAAAGTTACACTCCTAGTAATACCAAAGAAGAAGATCGAGAACAATGGTCTCCTGGAAAAAATACACGTCCATTTCCTACTGATGCATATGGTACCATTGAATTTCAAGGTGGACCTCATCCAACTAAAGCTCaa tatgtgagaCTTGCTTATGACACAAGGCCAGAACCAATAGTACAATTGTTGTGTCGAGAATGGAATCTGGGATTACCTAAGTTACTAATAACTGTGCATGGTGGTCGATCTAATTTCGAACTGCAGCCAACTTTGAAAAAAGTTCTAAGGAAAGGTTTGCTGAAGGCTGCAAAGACAACTGGTGCATGGATATTCACAGGTGGAACTAATACAG GTGTAACAAGACAAGTAGGAGATGCCCTGCTATTAGAACGATCTCAAAGACAAGGTCGGGTTGTAAGTATTGGCATAGCACCATGGGGAATTTTAGACAAAAGTCATGAACTTGTAGGCCGTGGAGGTGAAGTACCTTATGAATGTCTTTCCTCTCCATG GTCTAAATATGCAGTTTTAAACAATCGTCatgcatattttttattggTGGATAACGGTACCGGTGGTCGATATGGTGCAGAAATTGTGCTGCGTAGAAgattggaaaaatatatttctaatcTAAAATTACAGCCAT ACACACACAGCAGTATTCCTGTTGTGGCATTGGTAATTGAAGGAGGAACAAATACGATTCGATCAGTTTTAGAGTATGTTACAGACGTTCCTCCTGTTCCTGTAGTAGTTTGCGATGGATCAGGTCGTGCAGCTGATCTCATCGCTTTTATGCATAA ataCGCGTCTGAAGGAGATGGAGAGAATGGAGAGAATGAGGGACCATTAGAAAGTATGAGAGGACATCTTTTAGATACTATCAAACGCACTTTCAAAGTATCCTCTGAACAGGCATCACAACTGTACTCTGAACTTTTGCAATGTACCCGTAAGAAACATTTG ATAACAGTATTTAGAATAAGTCAAGAGCGGCCACAGGAACTTGACCAAACGATTCTGACAGCTCTGTTCAAGTCCAAGCAATTATCCCCTGCTGAGCAGCTATCATTATCTTTAATTTGGAATAGAGTGGACATAGCACGTTGTGAAATATTTGTGTATGGTCAAAATTGGCCATCAGGTGCTCTAGAACAGGCAATGATGCAAGCTTTGCAACACGATCGAATTGACTTCGTGAAACTTCTCTTAGAAAATGGAGTCTCTATGCGTAAATTCTTGTCTATACCTCGCCTTGAGGAATTGTACAATACC AAAGAAGGCCCTTCGAACACACTGGGCTACATTCTCCGCGACGTTCGACCAAATATTCCACGGGGTTACATGTACACACTGCACGATATCGGCctcgtaataaataaattaatgggtGGCGCGTATCGGTCGCAGTACACACGCAGAAGATTCCGTATGATCTATACCAAAGTGATGAAAAGATCTGGGGCACATCCTCAACATATGCATCGAAATAGCTGCGTCCTGGGTAGCACTAGTCGCTACTATTCGGGATCTGGTAGTAAACAAGATAGCTTAACAATGAGTTTGCTCGCTGAAACTTTACCAGCTAATCGAGACACGCCGCTTTTTGATTATCCTTTCAATGAGTTGCTTATATGGGCTGTGTTAACTAAACGACAGCAAATGGCACTATTAATGTGGCAACACGGGGAAGAAGCTTTAGCAAAAGCACTCGTTGCTCTTAAATTGTATAAAGCCATGGCGCACGAAGCTGCTGAGGATGATCTTGAAACGGAAGTTTATGACGAATTGCGGAGTTATggaaaagaatttgaaaatattg CTTTGGAATTGTTAGATTATTGTTATCGTCAAGATGACGATCAAACGAAACAACTATTAACTTCTGAACTTCAAAATTGGTCTGGTCAAACATGTCTTTCATTGGCTGTCACGGCTAATCATCGACCACTTTTAGCACACCCTTGTAGCCAAATTATTTTAGCTGATTTATGGATGGGAGGTCTTCGTACGAGAAAGAATACGAATTTAAAG GTTGTACTTGGGTTAGTTTGTCCATTTTATATAATGTGTTTGGAATTTAAAAGTCGCGAGGAATTGCAACTGATGCCACAAACTCAGGAAGAACATTTGATCTCTCTCGAAGATGAGAAAGAAGATAGTGATTCAGAGCATGGCATACCAACAGGTCCAGATGTTGAG AAACGTCAGCGCAGGAGCCTGAGCGTACGCAACAAATCCAGCAGCCAACAAGGCGCTAAG TTATCATCAAGGAAAACTTCTATTTATTCAGTATCGGAATCCGTACCG GCTTTAATCAGCAACGAACACACTACTGTCATCAAGGAGACAATTGTACAAGAGAATGGTAAAGTACTGACAGATAACGATGATGGAATTCATCGTACATATGGTATAAACTCTGACTACTATGACATCAAGAACAGCAGGCCATTGAGAttgaggaaaaaattgtatgaattttatacaGCTCCCATCACAAAATTTTGGGCTAATGCT atagCATACATTATTTTCTTGGTTCTCTTCTCATACTCCATTCTCATACATATGGATGATCGTCCATCATTAGCAGAGATTTATGCCATTGCATATATTTGTACATTAGGATGTGAAAAAGTACGAGAAATAGCAACATCCGAACCAGCTACTCTTTCACATAAATTTAGTGTTTGGGCATGGAATATGTGGAATCCTTGTGATGCAGCTGctattattttttttcaaattggtTTAGCTTTACGCTTAAGACACTCAACTCTCGATATTGGTCGTGTCATCTATTGCGTTGATTCCATTTATTGGTACTTAAGGATATTGAACATTCTTGGTGTAAATAAGTACTTTG GTCCTTTAGTTACAATGATGggaaaaatggtaaaaaatatGACATACTTTGTGGTACTTTTAATAGTGGTATTAATGAGTTTTGGAGTCACTCGACAGGCAATTTTGAACCCTAATGCTGAACCGAAATTGAGGATTATTCGTGAT atttttatggaaccatattttatgttatatggagAGGTGTATGCCGACAACATAGATCCAGATTGCGGAGACGAACCAGGAATGATTCCATGTTTACCAGGCCGGTGGATCACACCTACTGTAATGTCCATTTATCTTTTAATTGCAAacatattgttaataaatctTTTGATTGCCgtattcaataatattttcaatgaaGTAAACGCGGTGGCGCACCAAGTTTGGATGTTCCAACGTTTTACTGTTGTTATGGAGTATGAACAGAAACCTGTTTTACCTCCTCCGCTCATTGTAGTTTGTCATATATATCTGGTGGTGAAATATTTGCTGCGATATGTAACACAAGGGAAAGCAAACACTGGTGAAACCTACGACAATGGACTGAAGTTGTTCTTAGAGGCAGACGACATGGAGCGCCTCTACGATTTTGAAGAGGATTGCGTTGAAGGATACTTCCGCGAGCAAGAGTTGAAACTGCAAATGTCTACAGAGGAACGTGTTAAAATTACCACAGAAAGGGTGGAGAATATGCATTCGAAGATCGAAGACATTGACAAGAAAGAAAATACTCAAAATGCATCTCTTCAA GCAGTGGAGTTTCGTATGCGCAAATTGGAAGAATTAAATGAACAGATTTTGGCACACCTAGGAGTTATCCACCGATTCATGGCTATTCACATGCCCAATATGGAGGGCTTATCTAGTTTTGATATAGACGGTCGCCAGCGTAGGGTATCAGAACGCTCAGAAGTTCTGTCAGAAACAGATTCTCATACCCAACTACCAGCCATTGCGATTAAACGTAAGAGATTGGTCCGATCGATGACTGATGGCACTTTCCTTAACCTAGGCCCATCAATAGATGATGATGTGCTGAAACATTCAGAAACTGCTATATCCCGTGAGAACCTCAGTAGGAACGAGTCTTCTATAAGTGGAGATGGACACACTGTTCAAGATGACATAAAGACAATCACAAGCCAGGAAACTGAAGCGAGCAAAGTAGATGGTGAAGGAGAGATCCTAAAGAAGGATTCGCATTCTGACAGCAGAGAGCTAAGCAGAGAGCCAAGCAGAGAACCAAGTGGAGAGCCAAGTAGCAAAGAACCAAGTACGGAACCAAGTAGACAAACGAGTAGAGAATTAAGTAGGGAAACAAGCAGAGAAGCTACAAGCAAAGAACCGAGCAGAGAAGCCAGCAGCGAAGCGCCAGCTTCGGAACCTATTCCTAGGCAAGATTCTACAGAACGACCTATTAGACAAAATAGTAGAACACGTTCAGAGTCAGATGATGTAACGATTTTTCCACCATCGAACATATCAAGAGGAGTAACGTGGGCTGAGCCACGTGTTGCAGTCATTCCATCGTCTTCAACAAGTAGTACGCAGAGGTCTATCCTATTAGCCATGCATGCCGAATATACAAGCATAACGGATGAGCTGGAGAGCTACTGTGGCCTTCTAAGTCCACCTCGAACACCGCCAATTTCTCCACCACCTTCGAGAGCTAGAAACTTATCAGAAATGTCTAACCCTGAGATGGCTTGGCAAATTGAGAATGAACATCTACGTGATGCTGAGGAGTGCGATTACCAACAAATGGAAGATTTAATACAGAGGAGGTACATCGCAGATGACGAGGAGCCTTTGCATACTGATGAAGCTACCTTCTTCATATCGAACGAACACAGGCATCAACTTCGAAGAGCTTCTGCCATCGATGAAGAGTCTCGAAGGCCTCCACCTACAATTTGCGTGACCAGGGAGATCGAGCAAACGCTTTCAAGGCCACCGATCCGGGACTCAGAAAGCTCAGATCCTAACGACAAGAATCTGAGTACGGTACCTGCTCCAGCGTCAGAGACCATGTGCTAA
- the LOC126874028 gene encoding transient receptor potential cation channel trpm isoform X6, with translation MHIRIKMAMGSIICGANTPKMKRKKAKVTERSWIEATFQKRECSKFIPSADDEHKCCCGYSYTHHCRAGIDVQSYTPSNTKEEDREQWSPGKNTRPFPTDAYGTIEFQGGPHPTKAQYVRLAYDTRPEPIVQLLCREWNLGLPKLLITVHGGRSNFELQPTLKKVLRKGLLKAAKTTGAWIFTGGTNTGVTRQVGDALLLERSQRQGRVVSIGIAPWGILDKSHELVGRGGEVPYECLSSPWSKYAVLNNRHAYFLLVDNGTGGRYGAEIVLRRRLEKYISNLKLQPYTHSSIPVVALVIEGGTNTIRSVLEYVTDVPPVPVVVCDGSGRAADLIAFMHKYASEGDGENGENEGPLESMRGHLLDTIKRTFKVSSEQASQLYSELLQCTRKKHLITVFRISQERPQELDQTILTALFKSKQLSPAEQLSLSLIWNRVDIARCEIFVYGQNWPSGALEQAMMQALQHDRIDFVKLLLENGVSMRKFLSIPRLEELYNTKEGPSNTLGYILRDVRPNIPRGYMYTLHDIGLVINKLMGGAYRSQYTRRRFRMIYTKVMKRSGAHPQHMHRNSCVLGSTSRYYSGSGSKQDSLTMSLLAETLPANRDTPLFDYPFNELLIWAVLTKRQQMALLMWQHGEEALAKALVALKLYKAMAHEAAEDDLETEVYDELRSYGKEFENIALELLDYCYRQDDDQTKQLLTSELQNWSGQTCLSLAVTANHRPLLAHPCSQIILADLWMGGLRTRKNTNLKVVLGLVCPFYIMCLEFKSREELQLMPQTQEEHLISLEDEKEDSDSEHGIPTGPDVEKRQRRSLSVRNKSSSQQGAKALISNEHTTVIKETIVQENGKVLTDNDDGIHRTYGINSDYYDIKNSRPLRLRKKLYEFYTAPITKFWANAIAYIIFLVLFSYSILIHMDDRPSLAEIYAIAYICTLGCEKVREIATSEPATLSHKFSVWAWNMWNPCDAAAIIFFQIGLALRLRHSTLDIGRVIYCVDSIYWYLRILNILGVNKYFGPLVTMMGKMVKNMTYFVVLLIVVLMSFGVTRQAILNPNAEPKLRIIRDIFMEPYFMLYGEVYADNIDPDCGDEPGMIPCLPGRWITPTVMSIYLLIANILLINLLIAVFNNIFNEVNAVAHQVWMFQRFTVVMEYEQKPVLPPPLIVVCHIYLVVKYLLRYVTQGKANTGETYDNGLKLFLEADDMERLYDFEEDCVEGYFREQELKLQMSTEERVKITTERVENMHSKIEDIDKKENTQNASLQAVEFRMRKLEELNEQILAHLGVIHRFMAIHMPNMEGLSSFDIDGRQRRVSERSEVLSETDSHTQLPAIAIKRKRLVRSMTDGTFLNLGPSIDDDVLKHSETAISRENLSRNESSISGDGHTVQDDIKTITSQETEASKVDGEGEILKKDSHSDSRELSREPSREPSGEPSSKEPSTEPSRQTSRELSRETSREATSKEPSREASSEAPASEPIPRQDSTERPIRQNSRTRSESDDVTIFPPSNISRGVTWAEPRVAVIPSSSTSSTQRSILLAMHAEYTSITDELESYCGLLSPPRTPPISPPPSRARNLSEMSNPEMAWQIENEHLRDAEECDYQQMEDLIQRRYIADDEEPLHTDEATFFISNEHRHQLRRASAIDEESRRPPPTICVTREIEQTLSRPPIRDSESSDPNDKNLSTVPAPASETMC, from the exons ATGCATATACGTATCAAGATGGCAATGGGAAGTATTATTTGTGGAGCCAACACTCCTAAAATGAAGAGAAAAAAGGCAAAG gtAACTGAACGCAGTTGGATAGAGGCAACTTTTCAAAAAAGAGAATGCTCAAAATTTATTCCAAGTGCTGACGATGAACACAA ATGTTGTTGTGGATATTCTTATACTCATCACTGCAGAGCTGGTATAGATGTTCAAAGTTACACTCCTAGTAATACCAAAGAAGAAGATCGAGAACAATGGTCTCCTGGAAAAAATACACGTCCATTTCCTACTGATGCATATGGTACCATTGAATTTCAAGGTGGACCTCATCCAACTAAAGCTCaa tatgtgagaCTTGCTTATGACACAAGGCCAGAACCAATAGTACAATTGTTGTGTCGAGAATGGAATCTGGGATTACCTAAGTTACTAATAACTGTGCATGGTGGTCGATCTAATTTCGAACTGCAGCCAACTTTGAAAAAAGTTCTAAGGAAAGGTTTGCTGAAGGCTGCAAAGACAACTGGTGCATGGATATTCACAGGTGGAACTAATACAG GTGTAACAAGACAAGTAGGAGATGCCCTGCTATTAGAACGATCTCAAAGACAAGGTCGGGTTGTAAGTATTGGCATAGCACCATGGGGAATTTTAGACAAAAGTCATGAACTTGTAGGCCGTGGAGGTGAAGTACCTTATGAATGTCTTTCCTCTCCATG GTCTAAATATGCAGTTTTAAACAATCGTCatgcatattttttattggTGGATAACGGTACCGGTGGTCGATATGGTGCAGAAATTGTGCTGCGTAGAAgattggaaaaatatatttctaatcTAAAATTACAGCCAT ACACACACAGCAGTATTCCTGTTGTGGCATTGGTAATTGAAGGAGGAACAAATACGATTCGATCAGTTTTAGAGTATGTTACAGACGTTCCTCCTGTTCCTGTAGTAGTTTGCGATGGATCAGGTCGTGCAGCTGATCTCATCGCTTTTATGCATAA ataCGCGTCTGAAGGAGATGGAGAGAATGGAGAGAATGAGGGACCATTAGAAAGTATGAGAGGACATCTTTTAGATACTATCAAACGCACTTTCAAAGTATCCTCTGAACAGGCATCACAACTGTACTCTGAACTTTTGCAATGTACCCGTAAGAAACATTTG ATAACAGTATTTAGAATAAGTCAAGAGCGGCCACAGGAACTTGACCAAACGATTCTGACAGCTCTGTTCAAGTCCAAGCAATTATCCCCTGCTGAGCAGCTATCATTATCTTTAATTTGGAATAGAGTGGACATAGCACGTTGTGAAATATTTGTGTATGGTCAAAATTGGCCATCAGGTGCTCTAGAACAGGCAATGATGCAAGCTTTGCAACACGATCGAATTGACTTCGTGAAACTTCTCTTAGAAAATGGAGTCTCTATGCGTAAATTCTTGTCTATACCTCGCCTTGAGGAATTGTACAATACC AAAGAAGGCCCTTCGAACACACTGGGCTACATTCTCCGCGACGTTCGACCAAATATTCCACGGGGTTACATGTACACACTGCACGATATCGGCctcgtaataaataaattaatgggtGGCGCGTATCGGTCGCAGTACACACGCAGAAGATTCCGTATGATCTATACCAAAGTGATGAAAAGATCTGGGGCACATCCTCAACATATGCATCGAAATAGCTGCGTCCTGGGTAGCACTAGTCGCTACTATTCGGGATCTGGTAGTAAACAAGATAGCTTAACAATGAGTTTGCTCGCTGAAACTTTACCAGCTAATCGAGACACGCCGCTTTTTGATTATCCTTTCAATGAGTTGCTTATATGGGCTGTGTTAACTAAACGACAGCAAATGGCACTATTAATGTGGCAACACGGGGAAGAAGCTTTAGCAAAAGCACTCGTTGCTCTTAAATTGTATAAAGCCATGGCGCACGAAGCTGCTGAGGATGATCTTGAAACGGAAGTTTATGACGAATTGCGGAGTTATggaaaagaatttgaaaatattg CTTTGGAATTGTTAGATTATTGTTATCGTCAAGATGACGATCAAACGAAACAACTATTAACTTCTGAACTTCAAAATTGGTCTGGTCAAACATGTCTTTCATTGGCTGTCACGGCTAATCATCGACCACTTTTAGCACACCCTTGTAGCCAAATTATTTTAGCTGATTTATGGATGGGAGGTCTTCGTACGAGAAAGAATACGAATTTAAAG GTTGTACTTGGGTTAGTTTGTCCATTTTATATAATGTGTTTGGAATTTAAAAGTCGCGAGGAATTGCAACTGATGCCACAAACTCAGGAAGAACATTTGATCTCTCTCGAAGATGAGAAAGAAGATAGTGATTCAGAGCATGGCATACCAACAGGTCCAGATGTTGAG AAACGTCAGCGCAGGAGCCTGAGCGTACGCAACAAATCCAGCAGCCAACAAGGCGCTAAG GCTTTAATCAGCAACGAACACACTACTGTCATCAAGGAGACAATTGTACAAGAGAATGGTAAAGTACTGACAGATAACGATGATGGAATTCATCGTACATATGGTATAAACTCTGACTACTATGACATCAAGAACAGCAGGCCATTGAGAttgaggaaaaaattgtatgaattttatacaGCTCCCATCACAAAATTTTGGGCTAATGCT atagCATACATTATTTTCTTGGTTCTCTTCTCATACTCCATTCTCATACATATGGATGATCGTCCATCATTAGCAGAGATTTATGCCATTGCATATATTTGTACATTAGGATGTGAAAAAGTACGAGAAATAGCAACATCCGAACCAGCTACTCTTTCACATAAATTTAGTGTTTGGGCATGGAATATGTGGAATCCTTGTGATGCAGCTGctattattttttttcaaattggtTTAGCTTTACGCTTAAGACACTCAACTCTCGATATTGGTCGTGTCATCTATTGCGTTGATTCCATTTATTGGTACTTAAGGATATTGAACATTCTTGGTGTAAATAAGTACTTTG GTCCTTTAGTTACAATGATGggaaaaatggtaaaaaatatGACATACTTTGTGGTACTTTTAATAGTGGTATTAATGAGTTTTGGAGTCACTCGACAGGCAATTTTGAACCCTAATGCTGAACCGAAATTGAGGATTATTCGTGAT atttttatggaaccatattttatgttatatggagAGGTGTATGCCGACAACATAGATCCAGATTGCGGAGACGAACCAGGAATGATTCCATGTTTACCAGGCCGGTGGATCACACCTACTGTAATGTCCATTTATCTTTTAATTGCAAacatattgttaataaatctTTTGATTGCCgtattcaataatattttcaatgaaGTAAACGCGGTGGCGCACCAAGTTTGGATGTTCCAACGTTTTACTGTTGTTATGGAGTATGAACAGAAACCTGTTTTACCTCCTCCGCTCATTGTAGTTTGTCATATATATCTGGTGGTGAAATATTTGCTGCGATATGTAACACAAGGGAAAGCAAACACTGGTGAAACCTACGACAATGGACTGAAGTTGTTCTTAGAGGCAGACGACATGGAGCGCCTCTACGATTTTGAAGAGGATTGCGTTGAAGGATACTTCCGCGAGCAAGAGTTGAAACTGCAAATGTCTACAGAGGAACGTGTTAAAATTACCACAGAAAGGGTGGAGAATATGCATTCGAAGATCGAAGACATTGACAAGAAAGAAAATACTCAAAATGCATCTCTTCAA GCAGTGGAGTTTCGTATGCGCAAATTGGAAGAATTAAATGAACAGATTTTGGCACACCTAGGAGTTATCCACCGATTCATGGCTATTCACATGCCCAATATGGAGGGCTTATCTAGTTTTGATATAGACGGTCGCCAGCGTAGGGTATCAGAACGCTCAGAAGTTCTGTCAGAAACAGATTCTCATACCCAACTACCAGCCATTGCGATTAAACGTAAGAGATTGGTCCGATCGATGACTGATGGCACTTTCCTTAACCTAGGCCCATCAATAGATGATGATGTGCTGAAACATTCAGAAACTGCTATATCCCGTGAGAACCTCAGTAGGAACGAGTCTTCTATAAGTGGAGATGGACACACTGTTCAAGATGACATAAAGACAATCACAAGCCAGGAAACTGAAGCGAGCAAAGTAGATGGTGAAGGAGAGATCCTAAAGAAGGATTCGCATTCTGACAGCAGAGAGCTAAGCAGAGAGCCAAGCAGAGAACCAAGTGGAGAGCCAAGTAGCAAAGAACCAAGTACGGAACCAAGTAGACAAACGAGTAGAGAATTAAGTAGGGAAACAAGCAGAGAAGCTACAAGCAAAGAACCGAGCAGAGAAGCCAGCAGCGAAGCGCCAGCTTCGGAACCTATTCCTAGGCAAGATTCTACAGAACGACCTATTAGACAAAATAGTAGAACACGTTCAGAGTCAGATGATGTAACGATTTTTCCACCATCGAACATATCAAGAGGAGTAACGTGGGCTGAGCCACGTGTTGCAGTCATTCCATCGTCTTCAACAAGTAGTACGCAGAGGTCTATCCTATTAGCCATGCATGCCGAATATACAAGCATAACGGATGAGCTGGAGAGCTACTGTGGCCTTCTAAGTCCACCTCGAACACCGCCAATTTCTCCACCACCTTCGAGAGCTAGAAACTTATCAGAAATGTCTAACCCTGAGATGGCTTGGCAAATTGAGAATGAACATCTACGTGATGCTGAGGAGTGCGATTACCAACAAATGGAAGATTTAATACAGAGGAGGTACATCGCAGATGACGAGGAGCCTTTGCATACTGATGAAGCTACCTTCTTCATATCGAACGAACACAGGCATCAACTTCGAAGAGCTTCTGCCATCGATGAAGAGTCTCGAAGGCCTCCACCTACAATTTGCGTGACCAGGGAGATCGAGCAAACGCTTTCAAGGCCACCGATCCGGGACTCAGAAAGCTCAGATCCTAACGACAAGAATCTGAGTACGGTACCTGCTCCAGCGTCAGAGACCATGTGCTAA